From Caretta caretta isolate rCarCar2 chromosome 14, rCarCar1.hap1, whole genome shotgun sequence, the proteins below share one genomic window:
- the LOC125621837 gene encoding uncharacterized protein LOC125621837 isoform X2: MQESYYTLMSLEFPFLKAEVISRVEPCRRGSKEREIPAASGTGVGTASETEEDNPSKEGPEPAEPQEMLPGGFSGAVCQGPAGVRLGGAGRRQGKPAPQEPSPEKLQDITAHQRTPQGQKPYRCQDCGKSFIWGSHLERHRRVHTGERPYACPECGECFTQSSHLQQHQLGHGGERPYECCDCGKRFGDSQALATHRQGHLEDKPYRCTQCGKGFDWSSHLERHRRIHTGERPYRCGECGETFAQSTHLTKHCRTHTGKGFVESSDLMRHRRTHTGEKPYRCWQCGKGFSIRPALTKHHREHAVGTPRAVATESLPQAVPVPSSGRGEENPALPLHITRLGEGPWDGPRASRPRLPQDGPTASVPLKTPCWKAHFQL, encoded by the exons ATGCAAGAAAGCTACTATACCTTGATGTCACTGG AATTCCCCTTCCTGAAAGCGGAGGTGATCTCCCGGGTGGAACCGTGTCGCAGAGGCTCCAAGGAGAGGGAGATCCCAGCTGCGTCTGGCACAG gtgTTGGGACAGCGAGTGAAACCGAGGAGGATAATCCCTCGAAGGAAGGCCCTGAGCCAGCGGAACCACAAGAGATGCTGCCGGGAGGATTTTCAGGAGCTGTTTGCCAGGGGCCtgctggggtgaggctgggaggggcagggaggagacaggGCAAACCCgccccccaggagcccagcccagaGAAACTGCAGGACATCACGGCTCACCAGCGGACGCCCCAGGGCCAGAAGCCCTACCGGTGCCAGGACTGTGGCAAGAGCTTCATCTGGGGTTCGCACCTGGAGCGGCATCGGCGCGTTCACACAGGTGAGCGCCCCTACGCCTGCCCTGAGTGCGGCGAGTGCTTCACCCAGAGCTCCCAcctccagcagcaccagctgggcCACGGCGGCGAGCGCCCCTACGAGTGCTGTGACTGTGGCAAGCGCTTTGGTGACTCGCAAGCCCTGGCAACCCACCGGCAAGGCCACCTGGAGGACAAACCCTATCGCTGCACCCAGTGCGGCAAAGGCTTCGACTGGAGCTCCCACCTGGAGCGTCACCGGCGCATCCACACTGGCGAGCGGCCCTACCGGTGTGGGGAGTGCGGGGAGACCTTCGCCCAGAGCACCCACCTCACCAAGCATTGCCGGACCCACACGGGGAAGGGCTTCGTCGAGAGCTCTGACCTGATGCGGCACCGGCGCACCCACACTGGGGAGAAGCCCTACAGGTGCTGGCAGTGCGGGAAAGGCTTCAGCATCCGCCCAGCCCTCACCAAGCATCACAGGGAGCACGCGGTGGGCACGCCACGAGCAGTTGCCACTgagagcctgccccaggctgTCCCCGTCCCCTCctcagggagaggagaggagaaccCGGCACTTCCACTTCACATCACCCGCTTGGGAGAAGGCCCCTGGGATGGCCCGAGGGCCTCTAGACCGAGACTCCCCCAGGACGGCCCGACGgcctcagtacctctgaaaaccCCATGCTGGAAAGCACACTTCCAGCTTTAG
- the LOC125621837 gene encoding uncharacterized protein LOC125621837 isoform X3 — protein MLPGGFSGAVCQGPAGVRLGGAGRRQGKPAPQEPSPEKLQDITAHQRTPQGQKPYRCQDCGKSFIWGSHLERHRRVHTGERPYACPECGECFTQSSHLQQHQLGHGGERPYECCDCGKRFGDSQALATHRQGHLEDKPYRCTQCGKGFDWSSHLERHRRIHTGERPYRCGECGETFAQSTHLTKHCRTHTGKGFVESSDLMRHRRTHTGEKPYRCWQCGKGFSIRPALTKHHREHAVGTPRAVATESLPQAVPVPSSGRGEENPALPLHITRLGEGPWDGPRASRPRLPQDGPTASVPLKTPCWKAHFQL, from the coding sequence ATGCTGCCGGGAGGATTTTCAGGAGCTGTTTGCCAGGGGCCtgctggggtgaggctgggaggggcagggaggagacaggGCAAACCCgccccccaggagcccagcccagaGAAACTGCAGGACATCACGGCTCACCAGCGGACGCCCCAGGGCCAGAAGCCCTACCGGTGCCAGGACTGTGGCAAGAGCTTCATCTGGGGTTCGCACCTGGAGCGGCATCGGCGCGTTCACACAGGTGAGCGCCCCTACGCCTGCCCTGAGTGCGGCGAGTGCTTCACCCAGAGCTCCCAcctccagcagcaccagctgggcCACGGCGGCGAGCGCCCCTACGAGTGCTGTGACTGTGGCAAGCGCTTTGGTGACTCGCAAGCCCTGGCAACCCACCGGCAAGGCCACCTGGAGGACAAACCCTATCGCTGCACCCAGTGCGGCAAAGGCTTCGACTGGAGCTCCCACCTGGAGCGTCACCGGCGCATCCACACTGGCGAGCGGCCCTACCGGTGTGGGGAGTGCGGGGAGACCTTCGCCCAGAGCACCCACCTCACCAAGCATTGCCGGACCCACACGGGGAAGGGCTTCGTCGAGAGCTCTGACCTGATGCGGCACCGGCGCACCCACACTGGGGAGAAGCCCTACAGGTGCTGGCAGTGCGGGAAAGGCTTCAGCATCCGCCCAGCCCTCACCAAGCATCACAGGGAGCACGCGGTGGGCACGCCACGAGCAGTTGCCACTgagagcctgccccaggctgTCCCCGTCCCCTCctcagggagaggagaggagaaccCGGCACTTCCACTTCACATCACCCGCTTGGGAGAAGGCCCCTGGGATGGCCCGAGGGCCTCTAGACCGAGACTCCCCCAGGACGGCCCGACGgcctcagtacctctgaaaaccCCATGCTGGAAAGCACACTTCCAGCTTTAG
- the LOC125621837 gene encoding uncharacterized protein LOC125621837 isoform X1: protein MQESYYTLMSLEFPFLKAEVISRVEPCRRGSKEREIPAASGTAGVGTASETEEDNPSKEGPEPAEPQEMLPGGFSGAVCQGPAGVRLGGAGRRQGKPAPQEPSPEKLQDITAHQRTPQGQKPYRCQDCGKSFIWGSHLERHRRVHTGERPYACPECGECFTQSSHLQQHQLGHGGERPYECCDCGKRFGDSQALATHRQGHLEDKPYRCTQCGKGFDWSSHLERHRRIHTGERPYRCGECGETFAQSTHLTKHCRTHTGKGFVESSDLMRHRRTHTGEKPYRCWQCGKGFSIRPALTKHHREHAVGTPRAVATESLPQAVPVPSSGRGEENPALPLHITRLGEGPWDGPRASRPRLPQDGPTASVPLKTPCWKAHFQL, encoded by the exons ATGCAAGAAAGCTACTATACCTTGATGTCACTGG AATTCCCCTTCCTGAAAGCGGAGGTGATCTCCCGGGTGGAACCGTGTCGCAGAGGCTCCAAGGAGAGGGAGATCCCAGCTGCGTCTGGCACAG caggtgTTGGGACAGCGAGTGAAACCGAGGAGGATAATCCCTCGAAGGAAGGCCCTGAGCCAGCGGAACCACAAGAGATGCTGCCGGGAGGATTTTCAGGAGCTGTTTGCCAGGGGCCtgctggggtgaggctgggaggggcagggaggagacaggGCAAACCCgccccccaggagcccagcccagaGAAACTGCAGGACATCACGGCTCACCAGCGGACGCCCCAGGGCCAGAAGCCCTACCGGTGCCAGGACTGTGGCAAGAGCTTCATCTGGGGTTCGCACCTGGAGCGGCATCGGCGCGTTCACACAGGTGAGCGCCCCTACGCCTGCCCTGAGTGCGGCGAGTGCTTCACCCAGAGCTCCCAcctccagcagcaccagctgggcCACGGCGGCGAGCGCCCCTACGAGTGCTGTGACTGTGGCAAGCGCTTTGGTGACTCGCAAGCCCTGGCAACCCACCGGCAAGGCCACCTGGAGGACAAACCCTATCGCTGCACCCAGTGCGGCAAAGGCTTCGACTGGAGCTCCCACCTGGAGCGTCACCGGCGCATCCACACTGGCGAGCGGCCCTACCGGTGTGGGGAGTGCGGGGAGACCTTCGCCCAGAGCACCCACCTCACCAAGCATTGCCGGACCCACACGGGGAAGGGCTTCGTCGAGAGCTCTGACCTGATGCGGCACCGGCGCACCCACACTGGGGAGAAGCCCTACAGGTGCTGGCAGTGCGGGAAAGGCTTCAGCATCCGCCCAGCCCTCACCAAGCATCACAGGGAGCACGCGGTGGGCACGCCACGAGCAGTTGCCACTgagagcctgccccaggctgTCCCCGTCCCCTCctcagggagaggagaggagaaccCGGCACTTCCACTTCACATCACCCGCTTGGGAGAAGGCCCCTGGGATGGCCCGAGGGCCTCTAGACCGAGACTCCCCCAGGACGGCCCGACGgcctcagtacctctgaaaaccCCATGCTGGAAAGCACACTTCCAGCTTTAG